A genome region from Brassica oleracea var. oleracea cultivar TO1000 chromosome C2, BOL, whole genome shotgun sequence includes the following:
- the LOC106323343 gene encoding NAC domain-containing protein 4-like, giving the protein MSNNYEDGGVYYDPDEIMFNNDEDGGLYFDPEDQELIKYHLLPKLETYLQPKSKDEECEDFIVMKNVYDKEPWLLDHTNHPLFRKNEWFYFVTRTQVSVKNIGRGRNSKRRIAGDNDGGSWKPNAKKYIEDEEEEKTIIGKKQTLKFTKSDNNKRQKRGDGTSAVVPGSNSSWIMHEYSLPDENTFQELVLCKIRKISNSKDEEVEAVEGTHDAEEDGTGELVERFTRTGLDDQQTTEKDDQQEPPMYALSQSSDPPARLGDNSLPIEVDDDEDEEHVMNQEVDEHLFNSTESF; this is encoded by the coding sequence ATGTCAAATAACTATGAAGATGGAGGAGTTTACTATGATCCAGACGAAATCATGTTCAATAACGATGAAGATGGAGGACTTTACTTTGATCCTGAAGACCAAGAACTCATCAAATATCATCTACTACCCAAGTTAGAAACGTATCTACAACCCAAGTCGAAAGATGAAGAGTGTGAAGACTTCATCGTGATGAAGAACGTTTACGATAAGGAACCATGGTTGCTGGACCATACCAATCATCCTTTGTTCAGGAAGAACGAGTGGTTTTATTTCGTGACAAGGACTCAAGTGTCAGTGAAGAACATTGGTCGTGGTAGGAACTCAAAGCGGAGGATCGCCGGGGACAACGATGGTGGGAGTTGGAAGCCTAACGCTAAAAAATATATTGAGGACGAAGAAGAAGAGAAGACCATAATAGGGAAAAAGCAAACTCTAAAGTTCACTAAAAGCGACAACAATAAGAGGCAGAAGAGAGGAGACGGTACTTCTGCTGTTGTTCCTGGGAGCAATAGTAGCTGGATTATGCACGAGTATTCGCTACCGGACGAAAATACGTTTCAAGAACTGGTCCTGTGCAAGATTCGCAAGATAAGCAATTCTAAGGATGAAGAAGTTGAAGCCGTGGAGGGGACACATGACGCAGAAGAAGATGGGACTGGAGAGCTCGTTGAAAGATTCACAAGAACGGGATTGGATGATCAACAAACAACGGAGAAAGATGATCAACAAGAGCCACCAATGTACGCTCTTTCTCAATCTAGTGATCCTCCAGCTAGGCTTGGCGATAATTCTCTACCAATAGAAGTGGATGATGATGAAGATGAAGAACACGTGATGAACCAAGAGGTTGATGAACATCTTTTCAACTCCACCGAAAGCTTTTAG
- the LOC106323344 gene encoding uncharacterized protein LOC106323344, with protein sequence FIPTKWYQSHKFLLKMANNGVPFQVPLLTKSNYDNWSLRMMAILGAHDVWEIVEKGFVEPENDGGLSQTQKDGLRDSRKRDKKALCLIHQGLDEDTFEKVAGAKTSKEAWEKLRTSYKGAEQVKKVRLQTLRGEFEALQMKEGELISDYFSRVLTVTNNLKRNGEKLDEVRIMEKVLRSLDSKFEHIVTIIEETKDLETMTMEQLLGSLQAYEEKKKKKEDIVEQVLKMRIDHKEESGRSNLRRGGGHFRGRGCGVNGRGWRPYEDNFNQRGENSSRGRGRGNPKSRYDKSSIKCYSCGKFGHYASECKTPNKNRVEEKSNYVEERSKEEDMLLMAYKKDEPNEVHKWYLDSGASNHMCGNKSMFVELDESVNMALGDESKMEVKGKGNILIRLKNGDHQFISNVYYIPSMKTNIKTIISRNVIFDEEGEWDWRSNNEDYNFFPSFEEENVDQPREEPATPPTSPTTSSQGDESSSERTPRFRSLQDIYEVTENQDNLTLFCLFADCEPMNFEEAQEKKSWRSAMDEEIKSIQKNDTWELASLPNGHKAIGVKWVYKAKKNSKGEVERYKARLVEKGYSQKAGIDYDECRKEMNENKIKDRSIHDREGSYTISRFSEFEGEEDEI encoded by the exons TTCATTCCAACAAAGTGGTATCAGAGCCACAAGTTCCTTTTGAAGATGGCAAATAATGGTGTTCCCTTCCAAGTTCCATTGCTCACTAAGAGCAACTATGACAATTGGAGTCTTAGGATGATGGCTATCTTAGGAGCACATGATGTGTGGGAGATAGTCGAGAAAGGCTTCGTTGAACCGGAGAATGATGGTGGTTTATCTCAAACACAAAAGGATGGTTTGAGAGATTCAAGGAAGAGAGACAAGAAGGCTCTCTGTCTAATCCATCAAGGATTAGATGAAGATACATTTGAGAAGGTTGCTGGAGCAAAGACATCCAAAGAAGCATGGGAGAAGCTTCGGACATCTTACAAGGGAGCGGAACAAGTTAAGAAGGTACGTCTTCAAACTCTAAGAGGAGAATTTGAAGCATTACAAATGAAGGAAGGAGAACTCATCTCAGATTACTTCTCAAGAGTATTGACGGTTACTAATAACCTAAAAAGAAATGGTGAGAAGTTAGATGAGGTGAGAATCATGGAGAAAGTTCTTAGATCATTGGATTCAAAATTCGAGCATATCGTCACCATTATTGAAGAGACAAAAGACTTGGAGACTATGACAATGGAGCAACTTCTTGGATCACTACAAGCTTATGAAGAAAAGAAGAAGAAGAAAGAAGATATTGTGGAGCAAGTTCTCAAGATGAGAATTGATCACAAGGAAGAAAGTGGCCGAAGCAATCTAAGACGTGGTGGCGGTCATTTCCGAGGACGAGGTTGTGGTGTAAATGGACGAGGTTGGAGACCATATGAAGACAACTTCAACCAAAGAGGAGAGAATTCATCAAGAGGTCGTGGAAGAGGAAACCCAAAATCAAGGTACGATAAATCAAGCATCAAATGCTATAGTTGTGGAAAATTTGGACATTATGCTTCTGAGTGCAAAACTCCAAACAAGAATAGAGTTGAAGAGAAGTCCAACTATGTTGAAGAAAGGAGTAAAGAAGAAGATATGCTATTGATGGCTTACAAGAAGGATGAACCAAATGAGGTTCACAAGTGGTACCTTGATAGTGGTGCAAGCAACCACATGTGTGGAAATAAAAGCATGTTCGTGGAGCTTGATGAATCGGTCAATATGGCTTTGGGAGATGAATCGAAGATGGAGGTGAAAGGTAAAGGAAATATTCTCATCCGCTTGAAGAATGGAGATCATCAATTCATTTCCAACGTTTACTACATTCCAAGCATGAAGACCAACATC AAGACAATCATTAGTCGGAATGTCATCTTTGATGAAGAAGGAGAATGGGATTGGAGATCAAATAATGAAGACTACAACTTCTTTCCATCCTTTGAAGAAGAGAATGTGGATCAACCGAGAGAAGAGCCAGCTACACCACCAACTTCCCCAACAACAAGTTCTCAAGGAGATGAAAGCTCAAGTGAAAGGACTCCACGTTTTAGAAGTCTACAAGACATCTACGAGGTAACCGAAAATCAAGACAATCTTACTCTATTTTGTCTATTTGCGGATTGCGAGCCTATGAACTTTGAAGAAGCCCAAGAAAAGAAGTCATGGAGAAGTGCAATGGATGAGGAAATCAAGTCGATTCAAAAGAATGATACATGGGAGTTAGCTTCACTTCCAAATGGACACAAGGCAATTGGTGTGAAGTGGGTGTACAAGGCAAAGAAGAACTCTAAAGGAGAAGTTGAAAGGTACAAGGCAAGATTGGTGGAAAAAGGCTATAGTCAAAAAGCCGGGATCGACTATGATGAG TGTCGGAAGGAAATGAATGAGAATAAGATCAAAGATCGAAGCATTCATGATCGTGAGGGCTCTTATACCATATCAAGATTCAGTGAGTTTGAAGGCGAGGAAGATGAAATATAG
- the LOC106326042 gene encoding putative L-type lectin-domain containing receptor kinase II.2: MAGVMGSHGIWMMIISVHVMLLVLAQDKDPFVLYDFRGANLYLDGMANINDGRLHLTNDTETSTGHAMLKVPMNFTASSPSSFSFSTEFVFAIFPLQKPPSYGQGMAFVVASKIDLMANGTATSGLGLFSLENKNKTEKQILAVEFDTNKSSEPLDESGNHVGIDINSIVSVHHADAGYYSDGKIKPLLLASGDRILVWIDYNGVEKLLNVTLAPVPKSTPGSPFLSSSIKPSVPLLSKSINVSEIFNKTMFVGFSGSTGSTRSDQYVLAWSFRKGGKSESIDLSKVMHPPSRPPPPSPPASESKNTKKTLILVATIPSIAILLMLGGILYLYQRRKYAEVLEQWEQEYIPQRYSFKNLYKATKGFKESQLIGAGGFGKVYKGELLSGTQIAVKRVSHDAEQGMQQYVAEIASMGRLRHKNLVQLLGYCRRKGELLLVYDYMPNGSLDNYLFNKEKVKDLTWSQRLNIIKRVASALLYLHEEWEQVVLHRDIKSSNILLDAELNGRLGDFGLARFHDRGQNLEATRVVGTIGYMAPELTAMGVATTKTDVYAFGSFILEVVCGRRPVDPERPVEQMILMKWVATCGSRDNLMITVDSKLEGNFKAEEVKMLLKLGMLCSQSNPENRPSMRHIVQYLEGNVPVPSISFDTTGFGMPNISNETVTQMTTTSTSANFSFEDVTILFGGR, translated from the coding sequence ATGGCTGGAGTTATGGGATCACATGGTATCTGGATGATGATAATTAGTGTCCATGTGATGCTTTTAGTGTTAGCTCAAGACAAGGATCCATTTGTGCTGTATGACTTCAGGGGAGCAAACCTTTATCTTGATGGAATGGCAAATATCAACGATGGTCGATTGCATCTTACAAATGATACTGAGACCAGCACTGGTCATGCTATGCTCAAAGTTCCCATGAATTTCACAGCGTCGTCTCCCAGTTCATTTTCATTTTCAACAGAGTTTGTCTTTGCAATCTTCCCACTGCAGAAGCCTCCTTCCTACGGTCAAGGTATGGCTTTTGTGGTAGCTTCTAAGATAGACCTCATGGCCAACGGCACTGCAACTTCAGGTTTAGGGCTTTTCAGTTTAGAAAATAAAAACAAAACTGAAAAGCAGATCCTAGCTGTAGAGTTTGACACAAATAAAAGCTCTGAACCACTTGACGAAAGCGGAAACCATGTAGGGATTGATATTAATAGTATAGTCTCGGTCCACCATGCCGATGCTGGTTACTATTCCGATGGGAAGATTAAACCCCTGCTGCTTGCGAGTGGGGATCGTATTCTTGTCTGGATAGATTATAATGGAGTAGAGAAATTACTAAATGTAACGCTAGCTCCGGTACCAAAGTCAACGCCAGGTTCACCTTTCTTGTCAAGTTCCATCAAACCAAGTGTGCCTCTCTTGTCAAAATCCATCAATGTTTCAGAGATTTTCAATAAGACCATGTTTGTAGGTTTCTCTGGTTCCACAGGCTCAACCAGAAGTGACCAATACGTTCTTGCATGGAGTTTCAGGAAAGGTGGAAAATCAGAAAGCATTGACCTCTCAAAGGTTATGCATCCTCCTAGTCGACCGCCACCACCCTCTCCACCAGCTTCAGAGTCTAAAAACACCAAAAAGACCTTAATTCTAGTTGCTACTATACCTTCAATTGCTATTCTGCTGATGCTTGGAGGAATCTTGTACCTGTACCAGAGAAGGAAGTATGCAGAGGTGCTTGAACAATGGGAACAAGAATATATCCCCCAAAGGTATTCCTTCAAGAACCTCTACAAAGCAACCAAAGGTTTCAAGGAGAGTCAGCTAATTGGAGCCGGGGGTTTCGGAAAAGTATACAAAGGAGAACTTCTTTCCGGTACTCAAATCGCGGTTAAGAGAGTCTCCCATGATGCAGAACAAGGAATGCAACAATACGTAGCAGAGATCGCTAGCATGGGAAGGCTAAGGCACAAGAACTTGGTGCAGCTCCTTGGCTACTGCAGACGCAAAGGTGAATTGCTTTTGGTTTATGACTACATGCCAAATGGAAGCCTTGATAACTACTTGTTCAATAAAGAAAAAGTGAAAGACCTCACTTGGTCTCAGAGATTGAATATAATCAAGAGAGTAGCATCTGCCCTTTTGTATCTTCATGAAGAGTGGGAGCAAGTTGTGTTACACAGAGATATTAAATCTAGCAATATTCTTTTGGACGCGGAACTAAATGGTAGGTTGGGAGATTTTGGGCTTGCAAGGTTTCATGACCGTGGCCAGAATCTTGAAGCCACGCGTGTGGTAGGAACCATTGGCTACATGGCACCTGAGCTTACTGCAATGGGAGTGGCTACCACGAAAACCGATGTCTATGCTTTTGGATCTTTCATCCTTGAGGTGGTTTGTGGAAGGAGGCCAGTAGACCCTGAGAGACCAGTTGAGCAAATGATTTTGATGAAGTGGGTTGCTACTTGCGGAAGCAGAGATAATTTGATGATTACTGTTGACAGTAAACTTGAAGGAAACTTTAAAGCTGAAGAGGTCAAGATGCTTTTGAAGCTAGGCATGCTTTGTTCTCAGAGCAACCCGGAGAATAGACCTAGTATGAGACATATAGTACAATATCTGGAAGGGAATGTTCCTGTTCCGAGCATATCATTTGATACAACTGGTTTTGGTATGCCCAATATAAGCAATGAAACGGTAACACAAATGACAACCACTTCCACTTCAGCTAATTTCTCTTTTGAAGATGTTACAATCCTATTTGGTGGTCGTTGA